The Comamonas endophytica sequence ACTTCCTGGTGGTAGAAACGCGCCAAGGCCGGGAAATTGCGCGCCTCGCCGACCATCAGCTTGGTGATGCCCGATGCCCGGGTGCTGCCGATGCGCTCCCACCAGACCGCATAGCAGCGGCGCAGCAACGCCTCGCTGTCGCCCTCGAAGCTGTCGAGCTCGAGCTGCCACTCACTGAAGCGGCCGGCGATGTTCTCGCGCACCACCGCCTTGAAAAGGTCTTCCTTGCTGGGAAAGTAAAGGAACAGCGTGCCCTTGGAAACGCCGGCGCGCGCGGCGACCTCCTCGACGCGGGTGGCGGCATAGCCCTTCTGGACAAACAGATCCAGCGCCGCGTCCAGCAGCTCCCCGGGCCGGGCATCCTTGCGGCGCACGCGGCGCTGCCTCCTTGCAGGCTGCGGCAGGTCTTGCGATGGCGCGGGATGGGGCTTCATGGAACCGGAGGAGGTATACGGCATCTTAATGACTGAGTGGTTATTAATATATCCACGGGCTCGGGGAGCGTCAATCCAGCCGGCAGTAGCGTCGAGCGCCTCTGGCTGATTGCTTCGACCCCTGCAATTCGTGTACAAGCAAGGCATGCAAGAAACCATTTACCTCGCCGGTGGCTGCTTCTGGTGCACCGAGGCCGTTTTCGACCGCGTACGCGGCGTGATCGACGTGCAAAGCGGCTATGCCAACGGCCATGTCGACCACCCCAGCTATGAGCAGATCTGCACCGGCACGACCGGCCACGCCGAAGTCGTGCGCCTGGTCTTCGATCCCCAGGTCATCGGCCTGCGCCAGTTGCTGGAGATCTTCTTCGCCACGCACGACCCGACCACGCTCAACCGCCAGGGCAACGACGTGGGAACGCAGTACCGCAGCGGCATCTACTTCGTCGACGCATTGCAGGCCGAGGTCGCGCGCGCAGTGATCGACGAGCTCGCGCCCGAAGCCGGAGGCCCCATCGTGACCGAGGTGCTGCCGCTGCAGAGCTACTGGCCCGCGGAGGACTATCACCAGGACTATTTCCGCCAGCATCCGGAGCAGGGCTACTGCGCGTTCGTGGTCAGCCCCAAGGTGCAGAAGTTCCGCAAGAGCTTTTCCGAATGGATGAAGCCGGGCGCCTGACGCGGCGCGTGCCGGATGCTCGCAACGGGCTGCGGCATTTGTAAAAAATCTCTTGAAAACTGGGCATAATGCAACGCGGTTGCGTTAGCGCGTTCCCTGGCGCGCGCCAACCGCCTTCTCCTGCATACCTGCCCATGCCCATTGCCCACGCTCCGTTGACCTTGCCTGCCGGAATGCGCTCCACGCGCGCCAGCCAGGCCGTGCTGGCGCTGTTTGCCACGCAGCCCGATGCCGTTTACAGCGAAGCCGATGTGGAGCGCAGCCTCCAGGCGCAGGGGCTTCACGTCAATCGCGTCACCGTCTACCGCCTGCTGAACAAGCTGCATGCTGCCGGGCTGTTGCAGCGCAGTGTCGATGCCGAGCGCATCGCGCGCTAT is a genomic window containing:
- the msrA gene encoding peptide-methionine (S)-S-oxide reductase MsrA; amino-acid sequence: MQETIYLAGGCFWCTEAVFDRVRGVIDVQSGYANGHVDHPSYEQICTGTTGHAEVVRLVFDPQVIGLRQLLEIFFATHDPTTLNRQGNDVGTQYRSGIYFVDALQAEVARAVIDELAPEAGGPIVTEVLPLQSYWPAEDYHQDYFRQHPEQGYCAFVVSPKVQKFRKSFSEWMKPGA
- a CDS encoding TetR/AcrR family transcriptional regulator, translated to MKPHPAPSQDLPQPARRQRRVRRKDARPGELLDAALDLFVQKGYAATRVEEVAARAGVSKGTLFLYFPSKEDLFKAVVRENIAGRFSEWQLELDSFEGDSEALLRRCYAVWWERIGSTRASGITKLMVGEARNFPALARFYHQEVTEPGTALVRRILERGIARGEIRTLDLQTGVYLVLAPMVFLTLWQNSMAPCLPGQDAGASLPFSPEAYLETQIDNLLRGLRP
- a CDS encoding Fur family transcriptional regulator, giving the protein MPIAHAPLTLPAGMRSTRASQAVLALFATQPDAVYSEADVERSLQAQGLHVNRVTVYRLLNKLHAAGLLQRSVDAERIARYMRAPAEGGAAVPRFECDGCHQQIRLAGHQDRLQSALRALRQELQAAGHEALQLELAVRGRCAGCAQPSA